Part of the Xenopus tropicalis strain Nigerian chromosome 3, UCB_Xtro_10.0, whole genome shotgun sequence genome, GTCCCATAGGGGGTAAGTGTGCGTGAATATAGGGAAATGTGCGACTGGCCAAGGTGTTTTATACACAGTGCTGCCCGCCGGGCCCGGCATTTATACAGGGGGCAGCTTGGCAGTGCCCAGGGAAGTTTCTATTCTATGCTGCAACCTTTGTGGGCAGAAACTTCCCTTGGCACAGGGGGGCGCTACCCTCTGTATGAGCGCCAGGCCCGTTCCTCACTATAGGCCCCCTGAGGAAAACTGCCCCCTGCCCCGTGCAGAATCTGCGCATCACGAGGAACAGGGGGAAACACTGGGATCCAAGGCGGAATGCGCTTTTATGTAAGTATCGCTCATCGTTAGTCTTTACGCTGTGAGAGGAGAGTGGGGAGTTACAGTTTAACAGGAATGTTATTTGTGTAGTTGTAACGAGTCTGAACACTAAGTATTGTATGTTATTATAGGGCTGTGCCTCTGTGTAAATGTAGCACAAGTAATATCTGCTTGTATGATTAAGGGGCAAATGTATAATGTTTTCTGCCCCAGAACCACGCCCCCCTGGGCCCTACTGACCAGCCATTGGGATTCAGGAACCCCGTATCTCCAACCCACGTCTTTCCAAACAAAACTCAACTACCATACGTCCAGTTAAAGTGCAGAGCGCCCACACATACAATAGCCCCGCCTCTGCCTGTCACATGAACAGcatgcaacatggcagctcccagacTGCTGGGTCCCCCATAATGCCCCACTGGGTGTGTGTGATAGCCACGTGCACTGCTACATGTGAATTCACTTGTGCGCAAGACACATGGCGGCAGACAATTTTACAAATAATAAAGTGCATGTCCAATAGAGGTGGTGGGGGGCTGTTCTTATAACAATTGCTGGGTTCAAAAGGTATGGGACCCCCCCCAGCTTATCCCACCCATAATGCCCTTTTTAGTGCCCTTGTATGGTATAGAATCCCAACAATATCATAGCTCACATATATTGCACTAAGAGAAGCTCCCGCCGCCATCACTGGCCAAGGGGCACTACCTTTCCTTGTATGTATTGGAATTAGATGATTTCCTACCCACCATGTAATCCCAGGGCCGCCCATAAGGTGGCAGTCACCAATCCCTGTAGGAGAGAGTTCAGTGGTGCCGTGGTATGTACGTTATACCGGCTCTATGGATTCCTTTACTTCATCATTTTCCTTTCTTCTTCCCTTCTCTTCTCCATCATTCCATGGTTCTTTTATATGGAAGCAGTGGGCCCCAGGGCTATGTTTGTGTTCCTGCCATCTCCACTGTTCCAGAACATCTCAGGTTTGGGGTAAGTTCTGGGTTTGCCCTGTCTCTGGTACCACATGGTGCCCATGGCACCCATTCTCCCACTCAGGAAAGACATGTGGCACAGCAGCACAACTCTaagctttttattgttttatcagtGGAAGGGTTGGCAGGGCATGGAGATGAGGGAGAAAAGCAAGGTGAGATGTAGGGAAAGGAAGGAGAAAATGAATGAAGAAAGAATAAAATGAGAGGAAAAAGATTATGAAGGACGGGGGTaagaagaaaagagagaaaggagAGAATGAATGAAAAAGGGACAGAATGAAGGGAGAAGATGATGATTTTGGAGAACGGGGGTAAGAAGAAGCGGAGCAGAAAGGAGAGAATGAATGAAAAAGGGACAGAatgaaagaagaagaagatgatTTTGGAGGACAGGGGTAAGAAGAAGCGGAGCAGAAAGGAGAGAATGAATGAAAATGGAACAGAATGAAAGGAGAAGATGATGATTTTGGAGGACAGGGATAAGAAGAAGCGGAGCAGAAAGGAGAGAATGAATGAAAATGGAACAGAATGAAAGGAGAAGATGATGATTTTGGAGGACAGGGATAAGAAGAAGCGGAGCAGAAATGAGAGAATGAATGAAAATGGAACAGAATGAAAGGAGAAGATGATGATTTTGGAGGACAGGGGTAAGAAGAAGCGGAGCAGAAAGGAGAGAATGAATGAAAAAGGGACAGaatgaaagaagaagaagaggatttTGGAGGACAGGGGTAAGAAGAAGCGGAGCAGAAAGGAGAGAATGAATGAAAAAGGAACAGAATGAAAGGAGAAGATGATGATTTTGGAGGACGGGGGTAAGAAGAAGCGGAGCAGGAGTTGGAACTGAAGAGGTGCCAATGCCCAAGGAAGGAAAGAAGACATAGGGCAGAGTGGAAAGAAGAGAATGACAGAGGTGATTTGGGGTGACACATTGCTTGGGATGGGGGTTGTAGAACAGAAAATGGCAATGAGCGATATTAGGGGGAGTGAAGTTGGATAATGGCGTTGCACTCTAGCAACTTATTGCCAAGGAGGATATGTACGTACAGCACGAGGTGCTTGTAGGTTATAATTAACCGAGACGGGACTGGCTCCGCCCAGCGGGAGCTCGTTAGCAGGGCTTCTTGGAGGCTGCTGTGAGGAATGTATGTTGAGAAGCTTTGTAGGCAATGACAAAACTCGCAGGAACGATCCTGCCCCGCCCCTCGGCGTCAATCTCTCCCATGAACAGGTAACTGGAACCTGGGGACACAGGGAGGGCAGGATTGCAGATGCTATTGAGATACTCATCACCATTATACACAGCAGCGTAGACATAGTCTATTGTACATTACCTTTCTTCAGGATTGGACACTTGGGACACTCGTTGATAACCTTGATGCTCATGATCTTTCCCGACTCTTGGATACTCAGTCCCTCCACCTTGTAGGTTTTGATGATGGTGACCGTCGCCAGGAGCGACTTCTCAGAGTCTCCCTGTGCCAAAGAGCTCACAGTCCCCGTCGCCACTACAGGAGAAAGATAGGGGCCATAATAAACCAGTAGAAGGGTGACCGAGAATAAGACCCTTTGGCCAAAATTACCCAAGGAGATGAAACGGCATAGACTTCATGTTCTCACTGGAATACATTGACTGTAGGGTGACAACGCCCCACAGAGTCTCCTATTGGCTGTGCAGAGGCATAATAAGATATACATGGGGCAGACATGTCTATGCAACGAATGTTGATGAGTCGATGGGGGTCAATGAGAGTCTTCCATACTGATCTACTATTCTTCTGCGGCCATTGGAGTGCGTTTTTTGTGACAAAACCTGGTCAAAAATGTTGTTCTTCACTATGGATTTTGTATGGTCTCCCACAATGCAATGGTGTAATTGCACAGCCATGCTGAATTGAACAACCCCACCCCCCAGTTCTTACCAAACTGATTGGCGCAGTAGTGATTATGGATGGTTCCAGTCTTCCTGCACTTCTGAGGGCACTTTACAGCTGACGAAGAACCTGTCAAAATTCAGACATTTCATAGGGTGAGCAAAAAACAGAGACCAATGGTGCCATCTACCCCGGCCAATCGCTGTACCCCACTTAGCACATggataaaaaaatctttatttccaCATAATCAAGTCGGAGAACTTCTGCTTGACTCCAACTGCCTCAGTTAATCAATAATTCTCTAATAATTATGGggccaaattgtctcagatggaAAAACATGTAGGCCACACCTATTTCCTACCCATCATAGGCCCCACCCCTTGGTATCTCTTGGGTTAGTATTACTAAGGTTATATTGACTAGAGGAACCTGATCAAGGGACACATTTCCTACAAGTACCTGGGCTCTTGGTGGTTTTGAGTTTAGGTTCTGCAGTGGTTGTAAGCTTCTCAGCTTTAGTGGGCTTTGGTTTCATGGTGGGCTTGGCTGTGGTTTTCAGGACGGGTTTGGTTGTTGGTTTGGCTGTGGGTTTTTTACTAAGCTTGGTTTTGTCTGTAGCACCGGTGGAGTTGGGTTTGGAAGTGGGCGTGGCCTTTGGCACCTCCGAGGCATCCCTCATCCTGTAGTTTGCCACAAATCCATCCGCCGTCACACTGAGATCCGACACAAACTGGACCAGCATTTCGTTTCCATCAGAGTAAACGGTCCTTGAAAGCCAAAACCAAGGAGTTAGATGTAAGTAATGGAAGGTCCATATCTGACTTCCCCTGACACAAACATGGGGGCGAGACTGGAAGTAGGGCAacgttatgtcccatgtggcgcccagaagcagtaacaacacacctatacagtggaggaaataattatttgacccctcactgattttgtaagtttgtccaatgacaaagaaatgaaaagtctcagaacagtatcatttcaatggtaggtgtaacagtggcagatagcacatcaaaaggaaaatcgaaaaaataactttaaataaaagatagcaactgatttgcatttcattgagtgaaataagtttttgaacccctaccaaccattaagagttctggctcccacagagtggttagacacttctactcaattagtcaacctcattaaggacacctgtcttaactagtcacctgtataaaagacacctgtccacagaatcaatcaatcaagcagactccaaactctccaacatgggaaagaccaaagagctgtccaaggatgtcagagacaaaattgtagacctgcacaaggctggaatgggctacaaaaccattagcaagaagctgggagagaaggtgacaactgttggtgcgattgttcgaaaatggaaggagcacaaaatgaccatcaatcgacctcgctctggggctccacgcaagatctcacctcgtggggtgtcagtgattctgagaaaggtgaaaaagcaccctagaactacacgggaggagttagttaatgacctcaaattagcagggaccacagtcaccaagaaaaccattggaaacacattacaccgcaatggattaaaatcctgcagggctcgcaaggtccccctgctcaagaaggcacatgtgcaggcctgaagtttgccaatgaacacctgaatgattctgtgagtgactgggagaaggtgctgtggtctgatgagaccaaaatagagctctttggcattaactcaactcgctgtgtttggaggaagaaaaatgctgcctatgacccccaaaacaccgtccccaccgtcaagcatgggggtggaaacattttgctttgggggtgtttttctgctaagggcacaggacaacttattcgcattaacgggaaaatggacggagccatgtatcgtgaaatcctgaacgacaacctccttccctctgccaggaaactgaaaatggctcgtggatgggtgttccagcacgacaatgacccaaaacatacagcaaaggcaacaaaggagtggctcaagaagaagcacattaaggtcatggagtggcctagtcagtctccggaccttaatccaatagaaaacctatggagggagctcaagctcagagttgcacagagacagaaaccttagggatttagagatgatctgcaaagaggagtgggaccaacattcctcctaaaatgggcgcaaacttgctcatcaattacaagaaacgtttggcctctgtgcttgcaaacaaggcttttccactaagtattaagtctttttttgttagagggttcaaaaacttatttcactcaatgaaatgcaaatcagttgctatcttttatttcaagttattttttccattttccttttgatgtgctatctgccactgttacacctaccattgaaatgatactgttctgagacttttcatttctttgtcattggacaaacttacaaaatcagtgaggggtcaaatcattatttcctccactgtatgtagaGGCTTATGCCATAAGGAGCTGTGAAACTTGCCCTCTAGGAGAAGCTCTACCCGGATAGAACCAACCATACAAAGGTCAACCATGCCAACTTGGCAACTCTAGGTTGGGTTGTGAATTAGACCATGGCCAACTGATATCTGGTCAGGGATGAGACAAATATCTATTGGGCAGCATTGAGAAGCCTGTTGGGTTAGGACAACTGGTaccattgatgtggtcctctcctgACTGGACAAAGATCGGTGGCCTTTCCACGTATGGGCAACTTGGGTAGCCAACAGGTGCTTTAATATGGTGCAACCCAATATTCCATACCCCACTGACTGTTCTGTTTTTTGGACTCACTTTGGTGGAGAATCACCACAGAATTTGCCAACTAGCCGAGTGTCGTCGCTTTTGCCCCCGTTAAACACGGCCAGGTAGTCGTACCGGCAGTAACTGTCCACTTCCACATCGAACTTCCCGAATGATAATTCCACGACCTGAAGGCGCAAAGATGAGTCAGGGTCACTTCAAAGGGGCAACAGATCAGACTTGGGATCATGGCCCCTCCCTCTGGTGGGACCCAAGCATTGTCTTACCTTTTCCTTTGGGGCCACAATATGCCAGGAGCAGCTTATGCCACTTGGGTAGTTATTATCGGGCCAGTTAGGGGTGTTTATACTTCCCTGGGGCTTCTCGAGCTTCCCGCCACAGAGCTGACTCTCTAAAGGAATAAAATACTTAGTTACCTAAATGTGTCTctcagccaatcatattgtagcGCTACTTATTACCAGGATCCTTACCCGAGGGTTGGGTGGAACCAGCAGAGTACCAAGCGATGAATCCTCGGCCTCCTGTGCCTTCATCTGTCACCATCTCTAACATCATATGTGGCCCGGTAGAGAGTAGGGCTCCTGGGCGAAAGGTTCCGCAGACGTGTGCCAACCTCTGGGCAGTCTCGCTGTGCCCATTGTATATGTTTAGGTAGTCATAGCGACAGCTGGGATCTGCCTCCATGTCGAGCAGACGGAATGTGAGCATCACCACGTGCCCATCTGGAACCTGCAGCAAAAGTGGCAGAGACACCAACCTCGGTGCATAAGAGACTGTTTGCCTCTCTTGTCTTCAGAACTACTCTCCCATCTTCTCCCCATTTGTCCTACTTCTCTACCTCTCCTCCCTCCAGGACCTTTATGTCTTTCCCCTTCTGCCCCACACACCACCACTCTTTTCTCTATAATTCTTCTGCCCACCTGTCCCACGCACCCATCTCTCTGCAAAATTCTTCTTCCGTCCCCCTCTGTTCCACACGCTCATCTTCTTTGCAGAATTTTTGTTCCTCGTTGTCCAACCCATCTCTCTTCTGTCTTCTCCCCTTCTATCCCACTCCCTTATGTTCTCTAAGGACTTACTCTTCTGTCTTCTTCCCTTCTATCCCACTCCCTTATGTTCTCTAAGGACTTACTCTTCTGTCTTCTTCCCTTCTATCCCACTCCCTTATGTTCTCTAAGGACTTACTCTTCTCCCTTCTCCCCTTCTATCCCACTCCCTTATGTTCTCTAAGGACTTACTCTTCTGTCTTCTTCCCTTCTATCCCACTCCCTTATGTTCTCTAAGGACTTACTCTTCTGTCTTCTTCCCTTCTATCCCACTCCCTTATGTTCTCTAAGGACTTACTCTTCTCCCTTCTCCCCTTCTATCCCACTCCCTTATGTTCTCTAAGGACTTACTCTTCTGTCTTCTTCCCTTCTATCCCACTCCCTTATGTTCTCTAAGGACTTACTCTTCTGTCTTCTTCCCTTCTATCCCACTCCCTTATGTTCTCTAAGGACTTACTCTTCTGTCTTCTTCCCTTCTATCCCACTCCCTTATGTTCTCTAAGGACTTACTCTTCTGTCTTCTTCCCTTCTATCCCACTCCCTTATGTTCTCTAAGGACTTACTCTTCTCCCCTTCTATCCCACTCCCTTATGTTCTCTAAGGACTTACTCTTCTGTCTTCTCCCCTTCTATCCCACTCCCTTATGTTTTCTAAGGACTTACTCTTCTCCCTTCTCCCCTTCTATCCCACTCCCTTATGTTTTCTAAGAAATTAATTATCTATCTTCCCACTCTGCCTCGCATACTCATCTCTCCAGAATTCTTCTTTTGTCTTCTTCTACTCTGTCAAACACACCCATCTTCcctctatcatcatcatcatcatcatcatcatctcccATTCTGTCTCCCTCACCAACCCCTCTTGTCTCCATTGATTTTCTATCTTTGCCCACTCTACCCACACTTTCATTTTCTCTCCAGGACTATTTTACATCTTCTCCCCTCTGTCCCACTCACCAACCCTTTTGTCTCCATAATTCTTTCTCTATCTTCTCCTCCCCTCTGTCCCACTCAACCACCCTTTCTTCTCCAGAATTCTTCTTTATCTTCTTCTCCCCTTTGTTCCACTCACCACCCTTTGTCTCCAGAATTCTTCTATCTTCTCCCCTTTGTCTCCAGAATTCATCCTCTATCTTCTCCTTCCCTATCCCATGTACACACCTCTTTTATTACAAGAATTCCTGCCCCAATTCTTCCCTAGAGCCCCATTTCCCTCTccacttaccgtgattttccacACACATCTCTTGTTGGGGGGGTAATAGTTTGGAAATCCCTCACTGGCGATGAACCCAGAATCCCCTGTGATGTCTCCGCCACACAGAAACACTGGTCTGTCAAAAGTATTAAGAGCTGTTAGGGGGCACGTGAGGGACTGGGGAGGGAGGGGCAGAAAGAAATGGGGGTGCCAGGAAGAAACATGTTGTTAATATGGGGATTTATTAGAGGGAAAGGGGCAATAAGTTTCTACCCCCAGGG contains:
- the pcolce gene encoding procollagen C-endopeptidase enhancer 1 precursor (The RefSeq protein has 1 substitution compared to this genomic sequence); the protein is MARTLLLCLSVLLGFCRAQNQNSDTTNYTRPVFLCGGDITGDSGFIASEGFPNYYPPNKRCVWKITVPDGHVVMLTFRLLDMEADPSCRYDYLNIYNGHSETAQRLAHVCGTFRPGALLSTGPHMMLEMVTDEGTGGRGFIAWYSAGSTQPSESQFCGGKLEKPQGSINTPNWPDNNYPSGISCSWHIVAPKEKVVELSFGKFDVEVDSYCRYDYLAVFNGGKSDDTRLVGKFCGDSPPKTVYSDGNEMLVQFVSDLSVTADGFVANYRMRDASEVPKATPTSKPNSTGATDKTKLSKKPTAKPTTKPVLKTTAKPTMKPKPTKAEKLTTTAEPKLKTTKSPGSSSAVKCPQKCRKTGTIHNHYCANQFVATGTVSSLAQGDSEKSLLATVTIIKTYKVEGLSIQESGKIMSIKVINECPKCPILKKGSSYLFMGEIDAEGRGRIVPASFVIAYKASQHTFLTAASKKPC
- the pcolce gene encoding procollagen C-endopeptidase enhancer 1 isoform X1, with the translated sequence MARTLLLCLSVLLGFCRAQNQNSDTTNYTRPVFLCGGDITGDSGFIASEGFPNYYPPNKRCVWKITVPDGHVVMLTFRLLDMEADPSCRYDYLNIYNGHSETAQRLAHVCGTFRPGALLSTGPHMMLEMVTDEGTGGRGFIAWYSAGSTQPSESQLCGGKLEKPQGSINTPNWPDNNYPSGISCSWHIVAPKEKVVELSFGKFDVEVDSYCRYDYLAVFNGGKSDDTRLVGKFCGDSPPKTVYSDGNEMLVQFVSDLSVTADGFVANYRMRDASEVPKATPTSKPNSTGATDKTKLSKKPTAKPTTKPVLKTTAKPTMKPKPTKAEKLTTTAEPKLKTTKSPGSSSAVKCPQKCRKTGTIHNHYCANQFVATGTVSSLAQGDSEKSLLATVTIIKTYKVEGLSIQESGKIMSIKVINECPKCPILKKGSSYLFMGEIDAEGRGRIVPASFVIAYKASQHTFLTAASKKPC